One Loxodonta africana isolate mLoxAfr1 chromosome 4, mLoxAfr1.hap2, whole genome shotgun sequence genomic region harbors:
- the LOC100656653 gene encoding olfactory receptor 6C2-like, whose amino-acid sequence MRNHTAITTFILLGLTDDPQMKALLFTFLFFTYILSITGNLTIITLTLVNSYLKTLMYFFLRNSSFLEVSFVTVFISRFLYSVSTGDNTVTYNACASQIFFVFLFGATDFFLLAAMSYDCSVAICKPLHYMTIMSNKVCVLLVLCCWVAGLMIILPPLSLGLQLEFCDSSAIDHFSCDAGPLLKISCSDTWLLEQLIILVAVFALIITLVCVFLSYTYIIKTILRFPSVQQRKKAFSTCSSHMIVVSITYGSCIFIYIKPSVKEEVAINKGVSVLMTSVAPLLNPFISTLRNKEVKLAFNAL is encoded by the coding sequence ATGAGAAATCACACAGCTATAACAACCTTCATCCTgctgggactgacagatgacccacaAATGAAAGCTCTgctttttacctttttatttttcacCTACATATTGAGTATTACAGGGAACCTGACTATTATTACCCTCACATTGGTGAACTCCTACCTTAAAACTctcatgtacttttttctcagaaATTCCTCCTTCTTAGAAGTCTCATTCGTCACTGTCTTTATTTCTAGATTCCTGTACAGCGTATCTACTGGGGACAATACTGTTACATACAACGCTTGTGCAagtcaaatattttttgtttttctttttggagcaacagatttttttctcctggcagccatgtcctatgactgctCTGTGGCCATCTGTAAACCCCTTCATTACATGACCATCATGAGCAACAAGGTCTGTGTCTTATTAGTTCTCTGCTGTTGGGTAGCTGGCTTGATGATCATTCTCCCTCCCCTTAGCCTGGGTCTCCAGCTGGAATTCTGTGATTCCAGTGCTATTGATCATTTTAGTTGTGATGCAGGTCCCCTCCTAAAGATCTCATGCTCAGACACATGGTTGTTAGAGCAGCTGATTATACTTGTGGCTGTATTTGCACTCATTATCACCctagtgtgtgtgtttctgtcctACACATACATCATCAAGACAATTCTAAGATTTCCTTCTGTCcagcaaagaaaaaaagccttttcTACCTGCTCATCCCACATGATTGTGGTTTCCATCACAtacggaagctgcatcttcatctACATTAAGCCTTCAGTGAAGGAAGAAGTGGCCATCAATAAAGGAGTTTCAGTGCTCATGACTTCTGTTGCTCCCTTGTTGAACCCCTTCATCTCTACCCTGAGGAACAAGGAAGTGAAACTGGCTTTCAATGCTCTGTAA